The Arachis duranensis cultivar V14167 chromosome 9, aradu.V14167.gnm2.J7QH, whole genome shotgun sequence genomic sequence TACATAACAAGCGTACAAATTATGGGGTATATATGCATGAAGCCACTAAGACTTAGCATGCCATTGACAGACTCGCACAAACTCTAATTGATAAAACATAATAATCCAAACACATAATCTGCTTTATTGGAAGATTAGTTATAGAAAAACCCATATAGTTAAGTAAATTTATTCTTGGACATTGGGGTGGTAACATATTCATTGGTTGTCTGCAAGGAACCGGTGGCTATAGGAACAAGTGAACCATTTTCGGTTGCATGTTCGTCATAATGCATGCCGTGGCAACATTTGTACTTAACAGACTCAATCTCCATCTTCAGGCCACATGTCGAATCAGGGCAATTGAAGGCAGTAGGAACGCCGGAGCGAATGTTCTCCAGTTGAAAATGGAGACAATGGCGAGGGACAGTCCTCCCAACATGATCATAGTAGTCCTTAAAAGCAATGTCGAAGCTTATCGACATCGATATGTTGGTTCGCCAGTTTTCGAAGCCTTCCACCACACTCATCATCACTTCATTGAAGTCAATTAAGATTACATTCTCGCCTTTGCTCACAAGAGCCCATCCCCTCTCGGTTCTCATGGAGAGAAGAGTTTGAATGTCTTTGAGAGTGGAGTCAAGGTTAAAGTCAACCTTTTGAGTCTTGCTGAGGAATGAGTTGGTTATGTTAAACCAAAACTTGGTTTGAGTTGCTATGTCAACCTTTGCAAGGTTGAAGTGTTCAATGTATGATTctgtttgtttgatgatgggGTCCTTTTTCATAGCTTCAATAAGATTGCCGAACCTTTGAGTCCATGTGATGTCTGTACCTCCATAGAAGAAAACGTACCCATTGTATTGCCTCTGATGCATATAATTGTAACTATTATtgttgatgaattatatatGACTATAGTATAATATACTCATCATTAGACAAAAGCGTCAAATGTAAAATTACATGTAGTAAAGATGTATGTTATATAGCTCTATGCATTCTTATTAATTATGCTTATGCCtctgctattttatttttttaatttaaaaaatatttctcacGTAAATATAGTTAGaatatttttatgcaaaaataatTGTTCAAGTGCGATCACATATTATATTAaacaatttagttaaatatttgaAATGATGTATCTAAAAATGTTCAAGCtattttcacataaaaaatattcGAACTAAatttattgagtaacaatttttaaaaaatagttcgatctatttgtataaattttacaaattactcaaaatttaagaaaaataattttcttttgttttttaacttattttgtaTTACAAAcagtaaatattaatttttttattttcaatttctttccagttatattaaaaatatcaacttgtaaagttattattttataaagataAAACAATACAACCCTaagtgtatatttttttaaaatttgtttaaacaAATTTGTGGTTCATATAAAAaatctttgttatttttatttaagaccaataaaattttaaaattctctaTTTTAGTTTCTACAATTAATTTGCTTTCCTAAGCACTAATAATGTGACAAGTTAAACGGTACGGTGATGTGATGTATCTT encodes the following:
- the LOC127741582 gene encoding protein SIEVE ELEMENT OCCLUSION B-like gives rise to the protein MPWYVVQYFSLIKGYKPLQEEWNYTGKPIVVAVDARGKIINKNALHLIFVWGISAFPFRIEDEERVSQHWNWLWIEAFKINADIQKWVRQYNGYVFFYGGTDITWTQRFGNLIEAMKKDPIIKQTESYIEHFNLAKVDIATQTKFWFNITNSFLSKTQKVDFNLDSTLKDIQTLLSMRTERGWALVSKGENVILIDFNEVMMSVVEGFENWRTNISMSISFDIAFKDYYDHVGRTVPRHCLHFQLENIRSGVPTAFNCPDSTCGLKMEIESVKYKCCHGMHYDEHATENGSLVPIATGSLQTTNEYVTTPMSKNKFT